In a genomic window of Scyliorhinus torazame isolate Kashiwa2021f chromosome 5, sScyTor2.1, whole genome shotgun sequence:
- the LOC140421662 gene encoding uncharacterized protein yields MGKPWKCGDCEKGFGSPSELETHRRTHTGERPFICSQCEKGFSTLSNLRTHQRAHSEVPLFICSECGKGFTTSFNLCTHQQVHTGEKPFTCSVCLKAFGCQYNLQRHQRVHTEERPFTCSVCGKGFTQLSHLQKHERVHTGERPFTCSKCGKGFTDSSNLLAHQRVHTDEKPFNCSDCGKGFLFPSALETHRRIHTGERPFTCSVCGKGFSDSSTLRKHHHVHTKKRPFTCLECGKGFRDSSHLLTYQRVHTGERPFTCSDCGKAFRNSAHLQTHQRVHTGERPFTCSACGKGFSQSCNLVVHQRVHTRERPFTCFECGKGFARSSNLLQHQRVHSVERTFTCPHCGRGFTQSSQLLRHQRVHSGEKPFICPDCGKGFTRTSGLLTHQRVHTGERPFTCSKCGKGFAQSSNLLKHQRIHTEERPFKCPDCGQCYKSSVDLMRHQIVHTDERPFKCSHCGSGFRRSEELTVHLRIHTGERPFTCSECGKQFTQSSALLTHQRVHTGERPFPCSECGKRFTDLSTLLKHQSVHTDERPFKCSDCVKCYKSPRELMYHQRVHTTERPFKCQDCEKCYKSPGELIRHQRVHTGERPFKCSYCETGFRGAEQLSAHHRIHTGERLFTCSKCGRGFTQSSTLLRHQQVHTGARPFTCPECGKGFTTSSTLCKHQ; encoded by the exons atggggaaaccgtggaaatgtggagattgtgagaagggattcggatccccatctgagctggaaactcatcgacgcactcacaccggggagagaccgttcatctgctctcaatgcgaGAAGGGATTTAGTACGTTATCCaatctgcggacacaccagcgagctcACAGCGAGGTGCCACTgttcatctgctctgagtgtgggaaaggatttactactTCATTCAACCTAtgcacacaccagcaagttcacactggggagaagccatttacctgctccgtATGTTTGAAGGCATTTGGATGTCAatacaacctgcagagacaccagcgagttcacactgaggagagaccattcacctgctcagtgtgtgggaagggattcactcagttatcccacctgcagaaacacgagcgagttcacactggggagagaccattcacctgctccaagtgtggcaaGGGATTTACTGATTCATCCAACTTGctagcacaccagcgagttcacactgatgagaaaccgtttaactgttcc gactgtgggaagggatttctgTTCCCGTCTGCTCTTGAAACacaccgacgcattcacactggagagagaccgtttacctgctctgtctgtggaaagggattcagtgattcatccaccctgcgaaaACATCACCATGTGCACACCaagaagaggccgttcacctgcttggagtgtgggaagggattcagggattcatcacacctgctgacataccagcgggttcacactggggagaggccattcacctgctctgactgtgggaaggcattcaggaATTCAgcacacctgcagacacaccagcgagttcacaccggggagaggccattcacctgctctgcatgtgggaagggattcagtcagtcttgCAACCTGGTTGTTCACCAAcgcgttcacaccagggagag gccgttcacctgttttgagtgtgggaagggatttgctcgaTCATCCAATCTGCTgcaacatcagcgggttcacagtgTGGAGAGAACATTCACCTGTCCACATTGTGGGAGGGGATTCACCCAATCCTCCcagctgctgagacaccagcgagttcatagtggggagaaaccattcatctgccccgattgtgggaagggattcactcgcacATCAGGGctgctgacgcaccagcgagttcacacaggggagaggccattcacctgctccaagtgtgggaagggattcgctcagtcatccaacctgctgaaacaccagcgaattcacactgaggagagaccgtttaaatgcccagactgtgggcaGTGCTATAAAAGTTCCGTGGACCTAATGCGTCATCaaattgttcacactgatgagagaccgttcaagtGCTCTCACTGCGGGTCGGGGTTCAGGCGATCAGAAGAACTCACTGTACACctacgaattcacactggggaaagaccgttcacctgctcagagtgtgggaagcaattcactcagtcatctgcactgctgacgcaccagcgagtccacactggggagagaccattcccttgctcagagtgtgggaagagattcactgatttatccaccctgctgaaacaccagagtgttcacactgatgagagaccgtttaaatgctcGGACTGTGTAAAGTGCTATAAAAGTCCCCGAGAATTGATgtatcatcaacgtgttcacaccactgagagaccatttaaatgccaaGACTGTGAGAAGTGCTATAAAAGTCCTGGGGAACTGATACGCCATCAACGCGTTCACACAGGCGAGAGACCATTCAAGTGCTCTTACTGCGAGACAGGATTCAGGGGAGCAGAACAACTCTCTGCACACCAtagaattcacacaggggagaggctattcacctgctctaaatgtgggaggggattcactcagtcatccacactgctgcgacatcagcaagttcacactggggcgagaccattcacctgcccagagtgtgggaagggatttactacctCATCCACCCTGTGCAAACATCAGTGA